A genomic region of Microlunatus sagamiharensis contains the following coding sequences:
- a CDS encoding PHP domain-containing protein has translation MGDAGEPLDPVAVLREIGFLLERTRADTYRVRAYRGAADAVEAMPAEERAKRQVEGSWAKASGVGPKTATVITQAMAGRVPDYLQQLRDDREPLAGGGAGLRSKIRGDLHTHSTWSDGGSPVEEMMATARALGHEYCVITDHSPRLTVAHGLSPERLEEQMALTARLGQELAPFRVLQGIEVDILEDGGLDQTDAMLARLDVVVASVHSKLRSDSETMTHRMVGAIANKRTNVLGHCTGRLIEGSRGTRPQSVFDAEVVFEACRTFDVAVEINSRPERRDPPTRLLQQAIDAGCLFSIDTDAHAPGQLEFLAYGCERAEALGLDPDRIVNTWDVDRLLAWADKG, from the coding sequence GTGGGCGACGCGGGAGAGCCGCTGGACCCGGTCGCGGTGCTGCGCGAGATCGGCTTCCTGCTGGAGCGCACCCGGGCCGACACCTACCGCGTACGCGCCTACCGCGGCGCGGCCGACGCGGTCGAGGCGATGCCGGCGGAGGAGCGGGCGAAGCGTCAGGTGGAGGGCTCCTGGGCCAAGGCGTCCGGGGTCGGACCCAAGACGGCGACCGTCATCACGCAGGCCATGGCCGGACGGGTCCCGGACTACCTCCAGCAGCTGCGCGACGACCGCGAGCCGCTCGCCGGGGGCGGCGCGGGCTTGCGGTCGAAGATCCGCGGCGACCTGCACACCCACTCCACCTGGAGCGACGGCGGCAGCCCGGTCGAGGAGATGATGGCGACCGCCCGCGCGCTCGGCCACGAGTACTGCGTGATCACCGACCACTCGCCGCGCCTGACCGTCGCGCACGGGCTCAGCCCCGAGCGGCTGGAGGAGCAGATGGCCCTCACCGCGCGGCTGGGCCAGGAGCTGGCGCCGTTCCGGGTCCTGCAGGGCATCGAGGTCGACATCCTCGAGGACGGCGGGCTCGACCAGACCGACGCGATGCTCGCCCGCCTCGACGTCGTCGTCGCGAGCGTGCACTCCAAGCTGCGCTCGGACTCCGAGACGATGACGCACCGCATGGTCGGCGCGATCGCCAACAAGCGCACCAACGTCCTCGGCCACTGCACCGGCCGGCTCATCGAGGGCTCGCGCGGGACCCGGCCGCAGTCGGTCTTCGACGCCGAGGTCGTCTTCGAGGCCTGCCGGACCTTCGACGTCGCGGTCGAGATCAACTCCCGCCCCGAGCGCCGCGACCCGCCGACGAGGCTGCTGCAGCAGGCGATCGACGCGGGCTGCCTGTTCAGCATCGACACCGACGCGCACGCGCCCGGGCAGCTGGAGTTCCTCGCGTACGGCTGCGAGCGGGCCGAGGCGCTGGGGCTCGACCCCGACCGCATCGTCAACACCTGGGACGTCGACCGGCTGCTGGCCTGGGCCGACAAGGGCTGA
- a CDS encoding PucR family transcriptional regulator, with translation MAASTRGITKSLLPAPKSRAAMAKRLSGATAAMTTATVAEMEERHPWFRDLDAEHRSWVGVVARAGIDGFVTWFADPDPQAVTTTDIFGAAPRALTRKITLSQTVELVRTTIDVVEEQIDEVAPRGDRPVLHAAIVGYSREVAFAAAEIYARAAELRGAWDARLEALVVDAVLRGETDETVLSRASTLGWRSSGGVVVVVGPAPESDAGPAVESVRRTASAAGLDMLGAVQGDRLVVVLGGAGLTEDGAGRSVVSRFVDCFGDGPVVVGPPVEHLMDAAASTREAFSGFRAAPAWPEAPRPVDASDLLPERALSGDGHARRALARDLYDPLVAAGGGLLDTLVTFLDQGLQVEAAARALFVHANTVRYRLRRIHEVTGYSPTDPRDGYALRLALTLGRLRR, from the coding sequence ATGGCGGCGAGCACCCGGGGGATCACGAAGTCCCTGCTCCCCGCCCCCAAGTCCCGCGCGGCGATGGCCAAGCGCCTGTCCGGGGCCACCGCCGCGATGACGACCGCCACCGTCGCGGAGATGGAGGAGCGCCACCCGTGGTTCCGTGACCTCGACGCCGAGCACCGCTCGTGGGTCGGCGTGGTCGCCCGCGCCGGCATCGACGGCTTCGTCACCTGGTTCGCCGACCCCGACCCGCAGGCGGTGACGACGACCGACATCTTCGGCGCCGCCCCGCGCGCGCTGACCCGCAAGATCACGCTGTCGCAGACCGTCGAGCTCGTCCGCACGACGATCGACGTCGTCGAGGAGCAGATCGACGAGGTCGCCCCGCGCGGCGACCGGCCGGTGCTGCACGCGGCGATCGTCGGCTACAGCCGCGAGGTGGCCTTCGCCGCCGCGGAGATCTACGCGCGCGCCGCCGAGCTGCGCGGCGCCTGGGACGCCCGGCTCGAGGCGCTCGTCGTCGACGCGGTGCTGCGCGGCGAGACCGACGAGACCGTGCTGTCCCGGGCCTCGACGCTCGGCTGGCGCTCTTCCGGTGGCGTCGTGGTCGTGGTCGGGCCGGCGCCCGAGAGCGACGCGGGTCCCGCGGTGGAGTCGGTGCGGCGTACGGCGTCGGCGGCCGGGCTCGACATGCTCGGCGCCGTGCAGGGCGACCGGCTCGTGGTCGTCCTCGGCGGGGCCGGGCTGACCGAAGACGGCGCCGGGCGGAGCGTGGTGTCGAGGTTCGTCGACTGCTTCGGCGACGGACCCGTCGTGGTCGGCCCGCCGGTGGAGCACCTGATGGACGCCGCCGCCTCGACGCGCGAGGCCTTCTCCGGCTTCCGCGCCGCGCCGGCCTGGCCCGAGGCGCCGCGCCCGGTCGACGCCTCCGACCTGCTGCCCGAGCGGGCGCTCTCCGGCGACGGGCACGCGCGTCGCGCGCTCGCCCGCGACCTCTACGACCCGCTCGTCGCCGCCGGCGGCGGGCTGCTCGACACCCTGGTGACGTTCCTCGACCAGGGGCTGCAGGTGGAGGCCGCGGCCCGCGCCCTCTTCGTGCACGCGAACACCGTCCGCTACCGCCTGCGGCGCATCCACGAGGTGACGGGCTACTCCCCCACCGACCCGCGCGACGGCTACGCGCTGCGGCTGGCCCTGACCCTGGGCCGGCTGCGCCGCTGA
- a CDS encoding beta-galactosidase: MAPRETREQVLFGAAYYHEYQPSPRLETDLDLMVEAGFTVIRVGESVWTTWEPEDGQFDLEWLAPVLDGAHARGISVVLGTPTYAVPPWLARRHPEIAGEFASGQRTPWGGRQEVDYSHPAFRFHAERVVRAILGRYAGHPAVIGFQVDNEPGLTLFHNHGVFERFVDELRHRYGTVEALNEAWGLVYWSHRLSTWADLWHPDGNYQPQYDLAWRRFQARLTTEFIAWQAGIAREYARDDQFVTTCIAYERPGVDDVGLTRALDVTAGNPYYAMQDALAVPSTERRPQGWATAGAWTLFLSADRMYASKQAPFLVTETNAGAIGGPASNFPAYDGQWRQAAWAFVARGAEMIEYWHWHTTHFGTETYWVGILPHDQQPGRVYAELSRLGADLRAAGRHVLGLRPDARVGLLYSAASKWGLAFQAPFSVVPGVASSPADHDQRSYHRIFDAFYRGTFDAGTPARLVHDTQLVDEDGATLLDPAGLAEELPVLVVPALLVAQDALLDWLRAYAAAGGHLVLGPRTAYGDDEGRARTDVKPGRLAEAAGVRYQEFSNLTDPLPVVAESDAFDLADGAAGTDWVDGLVGEGAKVVLGYEHPHFGRFPAVVTNDHGQGRITTVGTLPSPTLAADLVRWLVGAAGTSEDPWAGRPASTTVHSATNTAGGRVHVVHNWGWEPVTVDLPTPMLDVLVEGSSERLTSVRLGGWDVRVLREPGSEDRLL, from the coding sequence ATGGCCCCACGCGAGACCCGCGAGCAGGTGCTGTTCGGCGCCGCGTACTACCACGAGTACCAGCCCAGCCCCCGGCTGGAGACCGACCTCGACCTCATGGTCGAGGCGGGCTTCACCGTCATCCGCGTCGGGGAGTCGGTGTGGACCACCTGGGAGCCCGAGGACGGGCAGTTCGACCTCGAGTGGCTGGCGCCGGTCCTCGACGGCGCGCACGCGCGCGGCATCTCGGTCGTCCTCGGCACCCCGACGTACGCGGTCCCGCCGTGGCTCGCCCGGCGCCACCCCGAGATCGCCGGCGAGTTCGCGAGCGGGCAGCGCACCCCGTGGGGCGGTCGCCAGGAGGTCGACTACTCCCACCCGGCGTTCCGCTTCCACGCCGAGCGCGTCGTCCGGGCGATCCTCGGCCGCTACGCCGGGCACCCGGCGGTGATCGGCTTCCAGGTCGACAACGAGCCGGGCCTGACCCTCTTCCACAACCACGGCGTGTTCGAGCGGTTCGTCGACGAGCTCCGGCACCGCTACGGCACCGTCGAGGCGCTCAACGAGGCGTGGGGCCTCGTCTACTGGTCGCACCGGCTCAGCACCTGGGCCGACCTGTGGCACCCCGACGGCAACTACCAGCCGCAGTACGACCTCGCCTGGCGACGGTTCCAGGCCCGGCTGACCACCGAGTTCATCGCGTGGCAGGCCGGCATCGCCCGCGAGTACGCCCGCGACGACCAGTTCGTCACCACCTGCATCGCCTACGAGCGCCCCGGCGTCGACGACGTCGGCCTCACCCGCGCCCTCGACGTGACGGCGGGCAACCCGTACTACGCGATGCAGGACGCGCTGGCCGTCCCCAGCACCGAGCGCCGCCCGCAGGGCTGGGCCACGGCCGGGGCCTGGACCCTCTTCCTCAGCGCCGACCGGATGTACGCCAGCAAGCAGGCGCCGTTCCTCGTCACCGAGACCAACGCGGGCGCCATCGGCGGCCCGGCCTCGAACTTCCCCGCGTACGACGGGCAATGGCGCCAGGCCGCATGGGCCTTCGTGGCGCGCGGGGCGGAGATGATCGAGTACTGGCACTGGCACACGACCCACTTCGGCACCGAGACCTACTGGGTCGGGATCCTGCCGCACGACCAGCAGCCGGGGCGGGTCTACGCCGAGCTCAGCCGCCTCGGGGCCGACCTCCGGGCGGCCGGTCGGCACGTCCTCGGCCTGCGCCCTGACGCGCGGGTCGGTCTCCTCTACTCGGCGGCCTCCAAGTGGGGCCTCGCCTTCCAGGCGCCGTTCAGCGTGGTGCCCGGCGTCGCGTCGTCGCCGGCGGACCACGACCAGCGCTCCTACCACCGCATCTTCGACGCCTTCTACCGCGGCACGTTCGACGCCGGCACCCCGGCCCGCCTGGTGCACGACACCCAGCTGGTCGACGAGGACGGCGCGACGCTGCTCGACCCGGCGGGGCTCGCGGAGGAGCTGCCCGTGCTCGTGGTCCCCGCGCTGCTCGTGGCGCAGGACGCGCTGCTCGACTGGCTCCGGGCGTACGCGGCCGCCGGCGGCCACCTCGTGCTCGGGCCGCGGACCGCCTACGGCGACGACGAGGGCCGGGCCCGGACCGACGTGAAGCCGGGGCGCCTCGCCGAGGCGGCCGGCGTCCGCTACCAGGAGTTCTCCAACCTCACCGACCCGCTGCCGGTGGTCGCGGAGAGCGACGCGTTCGACCTCGCCGACGGTGCGGCCGGCACCGACTGGGTCGACGGGCTGGTCGGCGAGGGCGCCAAGGTGGTGCTGGGCTACGAGCACCCGCACTTCGGCCGCTTCCCCGCGGTCGTCACGAACGACCACGGGCAGGGGCGCATCACCACGGTGGGCACGCTGCCCAGCCCCACGCTCGCCGCCGACCTGGTGCGCTGGCTGGTCGGGGCCGCCGGGACCTCTGAGGACCCGTGGGCCGGGCGACCCGCGTCGACCACGGTGCACTCCGCGACCAATACCGCCGGCGGCCGCGTCCACGTGGTGCACAACTGGGGCTGGGAGCCGGTCACGGTCGACCTGCCGACGCCGATGCTGGACGTCCTGGTCGAGGGCTCCTCCGAGCGCCTGACCAGCGTCCGGCTCGGCGGGTGGGACGTCCGCGTGCTCCGCGAGCCGGGGTCCGAGGACCGCCTGCTCTGA
- a CDS encoding acyltransferase domain-containing protein produces MLAIVAPGQGAQTPGFLGPWVKESSFSTRLTWLSAVSGLDLEHYGVHADAETIRDTAVAQPLLVAAGLLAALELFPHPADAYPLVGVAAGHSVGEITAAAGVGVLSAESAMVFVRERGRAMAAASAARPTSMTAVVGGQPDEVLAALEAQGLTAANHNGTGQVVAAGTVEQLAALAEHPPTRARLVPLSVAGAFHTVHMEPAVDRLGQLAPAISARDPRTRLLSNLDGQVVHDGREVLRRLVGQVASPVRWDLCLAAMADLGVTGLLELPPAGTLTGIAKRNLKGVELFALNTPDQTGEAMEFIRRHGAQPGSSTPINGNPTWRLVVSPGKGLFTRTEDVEAGMLLPADSTVGLVRNRRDEIPASAPYGGIVVEWLVEDGDPVSPGQPLLRLHPTVESSDATEVTR; encoded by the coding sequence GTGCTGGCCATCGTCGCGCCCGGTCAGGGCGCACAGACCCCGGGGTTCCTCGGACCCTGGGTCAAAGAGTCGTCCTTCTCCACCCGCCTCACCTGGCTGAGCGCCGTGAGCGGTCTCGACCTCGAGCACTACGGCGTCCACGCCGACGCCGAGACGATCCGGGACACCGCCGTCGCGCAGCCGCTGCTGGTCGCCGCGGGGCTGCTCGCGGCCCTCGAGCTCTTCCCGCACCCGGCGGACGCGTACCCCCTGGTGGGTGTGGCCGCAGGTCACTCGGTGGGTGAGATCACCGCCGCGGCAGGCGTGGGCGTCCTCTCCGCCGAGTCCGCGATGGTCTTCGTCCGCGAGCGCGGCCGCGCCATGGCCGCCGCCAGCGCCGCCCGGCCGACCTCGATGACCGCGGTCGTCGGCGGCCAGCCGGACGAGGTGCTCGCCGCCCTCGAGGCCCAGGGACTCACCGCCGCGAACCACAACGGCACCGGTCAGGTCGTCGCCGCCGGCACCGTCGAGCAGCTCGCCGCGCTCGCCGAGCACCCCCCGACGCGGGCCCGGCTCGTCCCGCTCAGCGTCGCCGGCGCCTTCCACACCGTGCACATGGAGCCCGCCGTGGACCGTCTCGGGCAGCTCGCCCCGGCGATCTCGGCGCGCGACCCGCGCACGCGCCTCTTGTCGAACCTCGACGGTCAGGTCGTCCACGACGGCCGCGAGGTCCTGCGCCGCCTGGTGGGCCAGGTCGCCTCCCCGGTGCGCTGGGACCTGTGCCTCGCGGCCATGGCCGACCTCGGCGTCACGGGCCTGCTCGAGCTGCCGCCGGCCGGCACGCTGACCGGCATCGCCAAGCGCAACCTCAAGGGCGTCGAGCTCTTCGCGCTCAACACCCCCGACCAGACCGGCGAGGCGATGGAGTTCATCCGCCGCCACGGCGCCCAGCCCGGGTCGTCCACGCCGATCAACGGCAACCCGACCTGGCGCCTCGTCGTCTCCCCGGGCAAGGGCCTCTTCACCCGCACCGAGGACGTCGAGGCCGGCATGCTGCTGCCCGCCGACAGCACCGTCGGCCTGGTGCGCAACCGCCGCGACGAGATCCCCGCGAGCGCCCCGTACGGCGGCATCGTCGTGGAGTGGCTCGTCGAGGACGGCGACCCGGTCTCCCCCGGCCAGCCGCTGCTGCGCCTGCACCCGACCGTGGAGTCCTCCGACGCGACCGAGGTGACCCGCTGA
- a CDS encoding beta-ketoacyl-ACP synthase III: MMALKTSTGAQFAKIMGVGGYRPRRVVDNAEIVTYIDSSDEWIRTRSGIVERRWASEDETIQMMSVSAARKAIERAGIEPGQVDTVIVSTVTHLSQTPAIATTIANELGAKGAAAFDISAACAGFCYMVAMADALVRAGSSKYVVIIGVERLTDLTDIHDRSTAFIFADGAGAAVIGPSDVPAIGPVVWGSDGDQADLITQTQPWDTAIPRHERGGHDPVAQAAAAADGVDDPQATATWPVLRMNGNPVFKWASYAMAKTAAEAMDAAGVQPDELEVFIPHQANNRITDAMFRALKLPEGVVIARDIINHGNTSAASVPLAMETLLESGEAKPGQTALIIGFGAGLVYAGQVITLP; encoded by the coding sequence CTGATGGCGCTCAAGACGTCGACAGGCGCGCAGTTCGCCAAGATCATGGGCGTCGGCGGCTACCGCCCGCGGCGTGTGGTCGACAACGCCGAGATCGTCACCTACATCGACTCCTCCGACGAGTGGATCCGTACGCGGTCCGGCATCGTCGAGCGCCGCTGGGCCTCCGAGGACGAGACCATCCAGATGATGTCGGTCTCCGCGGCGCGCAAGGCGATCGAGCGGGCGGGCATCGAGCCGGGCCAGGTCGACACGGTGATCGTCTCGACGGTCACGCACCTGTCGCAGACCCCGGCCATCGCCACCACGATCGCCAACGAGCTCGGGGCCAAGGGCGCGGCGGCCTTCGACATCTCGGCGGCCTGCGCCGGCTTCTGCTACATGGTCGCCATGGCCGACGCGCTCGTCCGCGCGGGCTCGTCGAAGTACGTCGTGATCATCGGCGTCGAGCGCCTCACCGACCTGACCGACATCCACGACCGGTCGACGGCGTTCATCTTCGCCGACGGCGCCGGTGCCGCCGTGATCGGCCCGAGCGACGTCCCGGCCATCGGCCCGGTCGTTTGGGGCTCCGACGGCGACCAGGCCGACCTGATCACCCAGACCCAGCCCTGGGACACCGCGATCCCCCGCCACGAGCGCGGCGGGCACGACCCGGTCGCGCAGGCGGCGGCCGCTGCGGACGGGGTCGACGACCCGCAAGCCACGGCCACCTGGCCGGTCCTGCGCATGAACGGCAACCCGGTCTTCAAGTGGGCCTCCTACGCGATGGCCAAGACCGCGGCCGAGGCCATGGACGCGGCGGGCGTGCAGCCCGACGAGCTCGAGGTCTTCATCCCGCACCAGGCGAACAACCGCATCACCGACGCGATGTTCCGGGCGCTCAAGCTGCCCGAGGGCGTCGTCATCGCCCGCGACATCATCAACCACGGCAACACCTCCGCGGCCTCGGTGCCGCTGGCCATGGAGACGCTGCTCGAGTCCGGCGAGGCGAAGCCCGGCCAGACCGCGCTGATCATCGGCTTCGGCGCCGGCCTCGTCTACGCCGGCCAGGTCATCACCCTGCCCTGA
- a CDS encoding acyl carrier protein, producing MPTTEEVRSDLAEIVNEVAGVPVDDVQLDKSFTDDLDVDSLSMVEIIYACEEKFGVSIPDEESKNLKTVGDAVAYIERAAN from the coding sequence ATGCCCACCACCGAAGAGGTCCGTTCCGACCTGGCCGAGATCGTCAACGAGGTTGCCGGCGTGCCCGTCGACGACGTCCAGCTCGACAAGTCGTTCACCGACGACCTGGACGTGGACTCGCTGTCGATGGTCGAGATCATCTACGCCTGCGAGGAGAAGTTCGGCGTCTCGATCCCCGACGAGGAGTCCAAGAACCTCAAGACCGTGGGCGACGCCGTCGCCTACATCGAGCGCGCCGCGAACTGA